GGCTCACAGAGGCGGTGATAACAGTCCATGAGCGCCCCCGGCACGTCGGCGGCCGGGACCGCGATCGAGTAGGCCACGTCGCCGTGCGCGTCGTGGTAGATCCCCCCGCCGCCGGTCTGTCGCCGGGTGACGTCGATCCCCTCGCGCTCGCAGAACCCCCAGTCGACGGTCGCCGGGTCCTGCCGGTAGCCGAGGGTGAGACAGCTCGGCTCCCACCGATACGTTCGCACGGTGGCCGGGCCGCCGGCGGCCGCGGTCTCCGCTGCGACTTCGTCCAGCGCCATCTGCATCGGGCCGGGCCGCGACTCCTCGCGGATCAGTCGCCAGTCGCCCGCGGGTGCGGTCATGGTCGCCCTCCGCTCGCCGATCCGAAAGCGGTTGCGCTCGGGCGGTGAGGCTGCCGACGGTGGGCCGCGTCGCGGCCCCGGTCGAACGCGGCACCCTTCGCCGACACGTCGACTGCTCAGTCGGACGCGGCGTCAGCGTCGCTCCCGCCGTCGGCCGCGGTACGCTCGCCGCCGGCGCCGGTCACGGCCCCGTCCGGCGTCGGTGCCCCGCCGCCGTCTTCAGCCGAGATATCGAACGTCGCGAGGTGGTCCGCCAGTTCCGACGCCCGGTCGGCGAGCCCGTCGGCGCTGTTCGTCACGTGGCCGAGCGACGCCGTCTGATCCTCGGTGGCCGCCGACACCTCTTCGGCCTCCTCGACGGTCTGTCGGCTGTCGACCACCACCTCGTCGACCATCGTGACCACCTCCTGTGCCGAGGCGGCTTGCTCGTCCGTGGCGCGACTGACCTCTTGGATGCTGTCGGCGATCGATTCGACATCTTCGGTGACGTCTTCGAGGGCTTCGACGCTCCGTTCGATCGTCGCCGCACCGCCTTTCACCTCGGACCGCATCCCGTGGATCTCCCCGACGGCGCTGGACGTCGCCGACTCCACCTCCGAAATCCGGTCTTCGATCTCTTCGGTCGCCTCGCCGACGTCCCTCGCGAGCGACTTGATCTCCTCGGCGACGACGGCGAAGCCGTCGCCCGCGTCGCCGGCGTGAGCCGCCTCGATCGAGGCGTTCAACGCGAGGAGGTTCGTCTGTTCGGCGATGCTGTCGATGAGGTCGACGATCTCACCGATCGCCGTCATCTGCGCGTCGAGCGATTCGATCTCCGCCGCGGTCTGCTCGCTCGCCGCCTCGATCTCGGTCAACGCCGCGATCGCATCGGTGGCGTTCTCCCGCCCGGTCTGACCGCGGCCGGCCGCCGCCGTGGCCGTCTTCGTGACCTCGTCCGCCGCCGACGCGACCTCCTCGACGGTCGCCGAGAGGTCGTTCATCTCGTCTGACACCGCTTCCAGACGCTCCGTCTGTCTCGTGTTGGTCGTCGCGATACCCTGTACGGAGTCGCTGACCCGCTGACTGGCCGCCTCGACGTCGCGGGTCCTGTCGACGACGGTCTGCGTCTCGTCGTCGACGGCGGCGGCAAACCGCTGGATCTCCAGGACGGTCGCTTCCATCTCCGCTATCATCTCGTTGAACTGCTCGGCGATGGTGGCCATCGCCTCGTGTTCGGTTTCCGGGTCCATCCGGGCGGTCAGGTCGCCGTCGGCAGCCCGGTCCATCACCCGTCCGTACTCGTCGGCGCTGGCCTCTAACGACGCCGAGAGGGACTCCAAGCGTTCGATTCGCTCCCGGAGGGCGACGCGCATCTCGTCGAAGGCGTCGTAGACGTCGGCCACCTCGTCGCTCCGCTCGGTCGAAAGGGTCGCATCGAGGTCTCCGTCCGCGAGCGCCGTCGCTCGGTCTCGGAGTCGCCGCAGCGACCCGATCGTCGACCGGCCGAAGGTGAGCCCGAACAGCGCGAATCCCAGAAGCGAGACGCCCGTTATCAGTATCAGGCTCTGTCTCACGGCACGCGAGACGGCGTACGCCTCGGATCTGGGCTGCCGGATGAGCGCCGCCATCTCGGTTCCCTCGACCGGCGCGTAGGCGACGACCGCACCGTCGGCCGTCTCGGAGAGCCCGACCGTCCCGTTGAGCCCGCGTCGCAGGTGCGTCGCGTCGCCTCCGTACGAATACGCAGAGCCGACCTCGGCCGTCCGTTGCGAGAGTTCGACGCTCCCGTCCTCGTTCACCACCTGCACGTACGACGAGTCCGAGGCGGTCTCGAACATCGCGGAGCGTTTCGTAACGTTGACCGTGATGACGACCGCGGTCGTCATCTGCTTGGTCGGGGTCGCGAAGGCGATCTGCTCGACCCCGTTCCGTTCGTACACCTCCGAGACGGCGACGTTCGTCCAATCGGAAAACGCCAGCCGCTCCGTCTCTCTCGACCCTTGCGCCCACGTATACTGACCGCGGTCGAACGTGGTACCCTTCCCCGACAGGTTCGTGCTCGCGATGTACCGTCCGCTCGAGAGGTCGACCACGTGGATGGCTCGTGCGTCGGGCGGCAGCGAGTGGAAGTCGCTCGTGATGATCCCCTGAGCCGCCGCCCCGTCGGTCAGGAGGCTCCGCTGTGAGACCATCTGGGCCGATTGCTTGTACGTCCCGATCCACGAGGCCGTCTCCTGTGCCTGCTGTTCGGCCTGCATCGTCAGTTGGGACTCGACAGACTCCTGTACGAGGCCCGAGACGCGCTGATCGGCGTAGAATCCGACTCCACCGACGAGCAACGCGAGAAAGACTGTCAGAATAAGGAACTTTCTGAAAATGCTCTGTCGGACCGCCGCCGGAGCGACTGAATCTAGCATCTGTGTCGGCCTCTGACAGGAGCCGATTAATTTGCAGCGCTCAAATTATATCCCCTGATATCGCCTATAAATACGTCATACGGCTATATTGGGATATATTGGTCTCACAATTTCCGCCGAGGTTCGACCCAGGTGACTCTCTCAGTACCGCACATATCCGGATCGATTTCGAACGACACACTCGACAAAGGAGTATATTTCTTATATATCAACCAGCTGTGAACACGCGCAGTCGTCCGACAGCAGGTGGTGACGCTCCGCGGGCGGCGTCGGGCCGGCGTCTCAGTCGCTCGCTTGCGACGCCGCGGCGCCACGAAGCACGGCCGGGGTGACCCGAGACGTGCGGTTCGCCTTGGTCGCTCGGCGCAACTGTACCAGGAAGGTGGTTCCCTCCGGACCCGTTTCTTCTAGGATTAGTTGCCCGCCGTACAGCTCCACGATGTTGTGGGTCAGGAACAAGCCGTACCCGTGATCGCCCGACTTGGGCGGCTCGAAGAGCCGGGCTCGTTTCGCTTCCGGAATACCACCGCCGTCGTCACAGATCTCGAGTGTCGTCCACTGGTCGCCGGCGGAGATATCGATCGAGATGGAGACGTGACCGGAATTGTGCTCCAGTGCGTTCTCGATCAGGTTCACGACGACTCTATCGAGGAGCCCACCTGCCAACGCATAGGCATCCTCGTCGCCGCGCCGTTCGAGCGTCGCATCTCGGTTCGAGCGTCGCAACCAGCCGAGCTCCGTCTCGACGGCGCTAACGACGTCGACGGGTTCGAGTTGGGGGTCGTGGTCGGTCGCATCGAGGATTTCGCGGATCGATTCGATGAACACGGCGATGTCGTCGCTACTGTGACGGATAATGTCGAGATAGCCCGCGTCTTCCCCACCCACGTCGAAGCGGTCCTCGAGGAGGCCCGCGTATCCGTTGATC
This genomic window from Halorubrum sp. PV6 contains:
- a CDS encoding methyl-accepting chemotaxis protein, which gives rise to MLDSVAPAAVRQSIFRKFLILTVFLALLVGGVGFYADQRVSGLVQESVESQLTMQAEQQAQETASWIGTYKQSAQMVSQRSLLTDGAAAQGIITSDFHSLPPDARAIHVVDLSSGRYIASTNLSGKGTTFDRGQYTWAQGSRETERLAFSDWTNVAVSEVYERNGVEQIAFATPTKQMTTAVVITVNVTKRSAMFETASDSSYVQVVNEDGSVELSQRTAEVGSAYSYGGDATHLRRGLNGTVGLSETADGAVVAYAPVEGTEMAALIRQPRSEAYAVSRAVRQSLILITGVSLLGFALFGLTFGRSTIGSLRRLRDRATALADGDLDATLSTERSDEVADVYDAFDEMRVALRERIERLESLSASLEASADEYGRVMDRAADGDLTARMDPETEHEAMATIAEQFNEMIAEMEATVLEIQRFAAAVDDETQTVVDRTRDVEAASQRVSDSVQGIATTNTRQTERLEAVSDEMNDLSATVEEVASAADEVTKTATAAAGRGQTGRENATDAIAALTEIEAASEQTAAEIESLDAQMTAIGEIVDLIDSIAEQTNLLALNASIEAAHAGDAGDGFAVVAEEIKSLARDVGEATEEIEDRISEVESATSSAVGEIHGMRSEVKGGAATIERSVEALEDVTEDVESIADSIQEVSRATDEQAASAQEVVTMVDEVVVDSRQTVEEAEEVSAATEDQTASLGHVTNSADGLADRASELADHLATFDISAEDGGGAPTPDGAVTGAGGERTAADGGSDADAASD
- a CDS encoding HAMP domain-containing sensor histidine kinase → MGGLCGVFTLAYLVFFYVFQDAREIADSNLDGYLEVLLLAIPIVVLLAATLWLSESDTEADLRLPVVAWTVGGALLFAIAMNTALFVIEPEFDRGEQWLILLLSTGFGASAGSVTGVMGLISKQRERERNRKNKLAQRRKREREQLEYLNQYLRHEVLNEVTKINGYAGLLEDRFDVGGEDAGYLDIIRHSSDDIAVFIESIREILDATDHDPQLEPVDVVSAVETELGWLRRSNRDATLERRGDEDAYALAGGLLDRVVVNLIENALEHNSGHVSISIDISAGDQWTTLEICDDGGGIPEAKRARLFEPPKSGDHGYGLFLTHNIVELYGGQLILEETGPEGTTFLVQLRRATKANRTSRVTPAVLRGAAASQASD